A window from Malania oleifera isolate guangnan ecotype guangnan chromosome 7, ASM2987363v1, whole genome shotgun sequence encodes these proteins:
- the LOC131160045 gene encoding U3 snoRNP-associated protein-like EMB2271 isoform X1 codes for MKSKSIKKKSFGGKGTKKSKKFSIIDDPFFSHQSKKRRRLGAEDDDIVESGESDEDDELFNSQLYGRSEGAAEEEAELAAETADEKRLRVAKEYVEKIREIAKRQRDDEEEEVGERDEDEKGGERDSLVAQILQQEQLEESGQVRRAIAARVQKSETRDEFRLLVKHRQSVTAIALSEDDLKGFSASKDGTIIHWDVDSGKGEKYQWPSEEVLRSHGCKDPQCRAAKHSKKVLALAVSSDGRYLASGGLDRHVHLWDTRTQEHIQAFPGHRGPVSCLTFRLGTTELFSGSFDRTIKIWNAEDRTYINTLFGHQSEVLSIDCLRKERLLTVGRDRSMQLWKVPEESRLVFRAPASSLECGCFISNDEFLSGSDDGSIELWSLLRKKPVFIVKNAHTLLATHKNFERRDDGRTINGHIGRTENEKCNPENKYCSSNSWISSVTVCRGSDLAASAAGDGAVRLWAVESKTKDIRPLVDLPLAGFVNSLAFAKSGRFLLAGVGQEPRLGRWGKCPTAQNGVALYSLSL; via the exons ATGAAGTCGAAGAGCATAAAGAAGAAGTCTTTTGGTGGCAAGGGAACTAAAAAGAGCAAGAAGTTCTCAATCATCGACGATCCTTTCTTCAGCCACCAATCCAAGAAGAGAAGAAGGCTCGGTGCAGAAGATGATGACATCGTTGAGAGCGGCGAATCTGACGAAGATGACGAGCTATTCAATTCCCAATTATACGGCCGTAGTGAAGGGGCGGCGGAGGAGGAAGCTGAGTTGGCAGCCGAGACTGCAGATGAGAAGAGGCTGAGAGTCGCCAAGGAGTATGTAGAGAAGATCAGGGAGATTGCAAAGCGGCAGCGAGATGACGAGGAAGAGGAAGTGGGGGAGAGAGATGAAGATGAGAAGGGCGGCGAGCGGGACTCGCTGGTGGCACAGATTCTGCAGCAGGAGCAGCTTGAGGAGAGCGGACAAGTGCGGAGAGCAATTGCTGCCAG GGTGCAAAAGTCAGAAACTAGAGATGAATTTCGGCTCTTGGTGAAGCACCGGCAGTCTGTTACAGCTATAGCTCTATCCGAGGATGACTTGAAGGGTTTTTCAGCATCCAAGGATGGCACCATTATTCATTGGGATGTTGATAGTGGTAAAGGTGAAAAGTACCAGTGGCCCAGTGAAGAAGTGCTTAGGTCCCATGGTTGCAAGGATCCTCAATGTCGAGCTGCCAAACATAGTAAAAAAGTTCTAGCATTGGCTGTTAGCTCTGATGGTCGGTATTTGGCAAGTGGAGGCTTGGATCGCCATGTTCATTTGTGGGATACACGTACGCAAGAGCATATACAG GCTTTTCCAGGTCACAGAGGACCTGTGTCATGTTTAACCTTTAGGCTGGGGACTACCGAGCTGTTTTCTGGTTCATTTGACCGAACCATAAAAATTTGGAATGCAGAGGATAGAACTTACATAAACACGCTTTTTGGTCACCAAAGTGAAGTACTGTCTATTGATTGCCTACGAAAAGAACGGCTCTTGACTGTTGGGCGTGATCGAAGTATGCAGTTGTGGAAG GTCCCTGAGGAGTCACGGTTGGTATTTCGTGCCCCTGCATCATCTCTGGAGTGTGGCTGTTTTATTAGTAATGATGAATTTTTATCCGGCTCTGATGATGGAAGCATTGAGCTTTGGAGCTTACTACGGAAGAAGCCTGTTTTCATTGTTAAGAACGCGCATACTTTGTTAGCTACTCACAAGAACTTTGAACGAAGAGATGATGGAAGAACTATCAATGGTCACATAGGTAGAACAG AAAATGAAAAGTGCAATCCTGAGAATAAATATTGTTCATCAAATTCCTGGATCAGTTCAGTCACTGTTTGTAGAGGCAGTGATCTTGCTGCATCAGCGGCTGGTGATGGTGCTGTTCGTTTGTGGGCTGTTGAAAGTAAGACCAAAGACATTCGACCTTTAGTTGATCTTCCATTG
- the LOC131160045 gene encoding U3 snoRNP-associated protein-like EMB2271 isoform X2, giving the protein MKSKSIKKKSFGGKGTKKSKKFSIIDDPFFSHQSKKRRRLGAEDDDIVESGESDEDDELFNSQLYGRSEGAAEEEAELAAETADEKRLRVAKEYVEKIREIAKRQRDDEEEEVGERDEDEKGGERDSLVAQILQQEQLEESGQVRRAIAARVQKSETRDEFRLLVKHRQSVTAIALSEDDLKGFSASKDGTIIHWDVDSGKGEKYQWPSEEVLRSHGCKDPQCRAAKHSKKVLALAVSSDGRYLASGGLDRHVHLWDTRTQEHIQAFPGHRGPVSCLTFRLGTTELFSGSFDRTIKIWNAEDRTYINTLFGHQSEVLSIDCLRKERLLTVGRDRSMQLWKVPEESRLVFRAPASSLECGCFISNDEFLSGSDDGSIELWSLLRKKPVFIVKNAHTLLATHKNFERRDDGRTINGHIENEKCNPENKYCSSNSWISSVTVCRGSDLAASAAGDGAVRLWAVESKTKDIRPLVDLPLAGFVNSLAFAKSGRFLLAGVGQEPRLGRWGKCPTAQNGVALYSLSL; this is encoded by the exons ATGAAGTCGAAGAGCATAAAGAAGAAGTCTTTTGGTGGCAAGGGAACTAAAAAGAGCAAGAAGTTCTCAATCATCGACGATCCTTTCTTCAGCCACCAATCCAAGAAGAGAAGAAGGCTCGGTGCAGAAGATGATGACATCGTTGAGAGCGGCGAATCTGACGAAGATGACGAGCTATTCAATTCCCAATTATACGGCCGTAGTGAAGGGGCGGCGGAGGAGGAAGCTGAGTTGGCAGCCGAGACTGCAGATGAGAAGAGGCTGAGAGTCGCCAAGGAGTATGTAGAGAAGATCAGGGAGATTGCAAAGCGGCAGCGAGATGACGAGGAAGAGGAAGTGGGGGAGAGAGATGAAGATGAGAAGGGCGGCGAGCGGGACTCGCTGGTGGCACAGATTCTGCAGCAGGAGCAGCTTGAGGAGAGCGGACAAGTGCGGAGAGCAATTGCTGCCAG GGTGCAAAAGTCAGAAACTAGAGATGAATTTCGGCTCTTGGTGAAGCACCGGCAGTCTGTTACAGCTATAGCTCTATCCGAGGATGACTTGAAGGGTTTTTCAGCATCCAAGGATGGCACCATTATTCATTGGGATGTTGATAGTGGTAAAGGTGAAAAGTACCAGTGGCCCAGTGAAGAAGTGCTTAGGTCCCATGGTTGCAAGGATCCTCAATGTCGAGCTGCCAAACATAGTAAAAAAGTTCTAGCATTGGCTGTTAGCTCTGATGGTCGGTATTTGGCAAGTGGAGGCTTGGATCGCCATGTTCATTTGTGGGATACACGTACGCAAGAGCATATACAG GCTTTTCCAGGTCACAGAGGACCTGTGTCATGTTTAACCTTTAGGCTGGGGACTACCGAGCTGTTTTCTGGTTCATTTGACCGAACCATAAAAATTTGGAATGCAGAGGATAGAACTTACATAAACACGCTTTTTGGTCACCAAAGTGAAGTACTGTCTATTGATTGCCTACGAAAAGAACGGCTCTTGACTGTTGGGCGTGATCGAAGTATGCAGTTGTGGAAG GTCCCTGAGGAGTCACGGTTGGTATTTCGTGCCCCTGCATCATCTCTGGAGTGTGGCTGTTTTATTAGTAATGATGAATTTTTATCCGGCTCTGATGATGGAAGCATTGAGCTTTGGAGCTTACTACGGAAGAAGCCTGTTTTCATTGTTAAGAACGCGCATACTTTGTTAGCTACTCACAAGAACTTTGAACGAAGAGATGATGGAAGAACTATCAATGGTCACATAG AAAATGAAAAGTGCAATCCTGAGAATAAATATTGTTCATCAAATTCCTGGATCAGTTCAGTCACTGTTTGTAGAGGCAGTGATCTTGCTGCATCAGCGGCTGGTGATGGTGCTGTTCGTTTGTGGGCTGTTGAAAGTAAGACCAAAGACATTCGACCTTTAGTTGATCTTCCATTG
- the LOC131160045 gene encoding U3 snoRNP-associated protein-like EMB2271 isoform X3: MKSKSIKKKSFGGKGTKKSKKFSIIDDPFFSHQSKKRRRLGAEDDDIVESGESDEDDELFNSQLYGRSEGAAEEEAELAAETADEKRLRVAKEYVEKIREIAKRQRDDEEEEVGERDEDEKGGERDSLVAQILQQEQLEESGQVRRAIAARVQKSETRDEFRLLVKHRQSVTAIALSEDDLKGFSASKDGTIIHWDVDSGKGEKYQWPSEEVLRSHGCKDPQCRAAKHSKKVLALAVSSDGRYLASGGLDRHVHLWDTRTQEHIQAFPGHRGPVSCLTFRLGTTELFSGSFDRTIKIWNAEDRTYINTLFGHQSEVLSIDCLRKERLLTVGRDRSMQLWKVPEESRLVFRAPASSLECGCFISNDEFLSGSDDGSIELWSLLRKKPVFIVKNAHTLLATHKNFERRDDGRTINGHIGRTENEKCNPENKYCSSNSWISSVTVCRGSDLAASAAGDGAVRLWAVESKTKDIRPLVDLPLAGFVNSLAFAKSGRFLLAGVGQRLEAHLGVDI; encoded by the exons ATGAAGTCGAAGAGCATAAAGAAGAAGTCTTTTGGTGGCAAGGGAACTAAAAAGAGCAAGAAGTTCTCAATCATCGACGATCCTTTCTTCAGCCACCAATCCAAGAAGAGAAGAAGGCTCGGTGCAGAAGATGATGACATCGTTGAGAGCGGCGAATCTGACGAAGATGACGAGCTATTCAATTCCCAATTATACGGCCGTAGTGAAGGGGCGGCGGAGGAGGAAGCTGAGTTGGCAGCCGAGACTGCAGATGAGAAGAGGCTGAGAGTCGCCAAGGAGTATGTAGAGAAGATCAGGGAGATTGCAAAGCGGCAGCGAGATGACGAGGAAGAGGAAGTGGGGGAGAGAGATGAAGATGAGAAGGGCGGCGAGCGGGACTCGCTGGTGGCACAGATTCTGCAGCAGGAGCAGCTTGAGGAGAGCGGACAAGTGCGGAGAGCAATTGCTGCCAG GGTGCAAAAGTCAGAAACTAGAGATGAATTTCGGCTCTTGGTGAAGCACCGGCAGTCTGTTACAGCTATAGCTCTATCCGAGGATGACTTGAAGGGTTTTTCAGCATCCAAGGATGGCACCATTATTCATTGGGATGTTGATAGTGGTAAAGGTGAAAAGTACCAGTGGCCCAGTGAAGAAGTGCTTAGGTCCCATGGTTGCAAGGATCCTCAATGTCGAGCTGCCAAACATAGTAAAAAAGTTCTAGCATTGGCTGTTAGCTCTGATGGTCGGTATTTGGCAAGTGGAGGCTTGGATCGCCATGTTCATTTGTGGGATACACGTACGCAAGAGCATATACAG GCTTTTCCAGGTCACAGAGGACCTGTGTCATGTTTAACCTTTAGGCTGGGGACTACCGAGCTGTTTTCTGGTTCATTTGACCGAACCATAAAAATTTGGAATGCAGAGGATAGAACTTACATAAACACGCTTTTTGGTCACCAAAGTGAAGTACTGTCTATTGATTGCCTACGAAAAGAACGGCTCTTGACTGTTGGGCGTGATCGAAGTATGCAGTTGTGGAAG GTCCCTGAGGAGTCACGGTTGGTATTTCGTGCCCCTGCATCATCTCTGGAGTGTGGCTGTTTTATTAGTAATGATGAATTTTTATCCGGCTCTGATGATGGAAGCATTGAGCTTTGGAGCTTACTACGGAAGAAGCCTGTTTTCATTGTTAAGAACGCGCATACTTTGTTAGCTACTCACAAGAACTTTGAACGAAGAGATGATGGAAGAACTATCAATGGTCACATAGGTAGAACAG AAAATGAAAAGTGCAATCCTGAGAATAAATATTGTTCATCAAATTCCTGGATCAGTTCAGTCACTGTTTGTAGAGGCAGTGATCTTGCTGCATCAGCGGCTGGTGATGGTGCTGTTCGTTTGTGGGCTGTTGAAAGTAAGACCAAAGACATTCGACCTTTAGTTGATCTTCCATTG
- the LOC131160045 gene encoding U3 snoRNP-associated protein-like EMB2271 isoform X4, whose protein sequence is MKSKSIKKKSFGGKGTKKSKKFSIIDDPFFSHQSKKRRRLGAEDDDIVESGESDEDDELFNSQLYGRSEGAAEEEAELAAETADEKRLRVAKEYVEKIREIAKRQRDDEEEEVGERDEDEKGGERDSLVAQILQQEQLEESGQVRRAIAARVQKSETRDEFRLLVKHRQSVTAIALSEDDLKGFSASKDGTIIHWDVDSGKGEKYQWPSEEVLRSHGCKDPQCRAAKHSKKVLALAVSSDGRYLASGGLDRHVHLWDTRTQEHIQAFPGHRGPVSCLTFRLGTTELFSGSFDRTIKIWNAEDRTYINTLFGHQSEVLSIDCLRKERLLTVGRDRSMQLWKVPEESRLVFRAPASSLECGCFISNDEFLSGSDDGSIELWSLLRKKPVFIVKNAHTLLATHKNFERRDDGRTINGHIENEKCNPENKYCSSNSWISSVTVCRGSDLAASAAGDGAVRLWAVESKTKDIRPLVDLPLAGFVNSLAFAKSGRFLLAGVGQRLEAHLGVDI, encoded by the exons ATGAAGTCGAAGAGCATAAAGAAGAAGTCTTTTGGTGGCAAGGGAACTAAAAAGAGCAAGAAGTTCTCAATCATCGACGATCCTTTCTTCAGCCACCAATCCAAGAAGAGAAGAAGGCTCGGTGCAGAAGATGATGACATCGTTGAGAGCGGCGAATCTGACGAAGATGACGAGCTATTCAATTCCCAATTATACGGCCGTAGTGAAGGGGCGGCGGAGGAGGAAGCTGAGTTGGCAGCCGAGACTGCAGATGAGAAGAGGCTGAGAGTCGCCAAGGAGTATGTAGAGAAGATCAGGGAGATTGCAAAGCGGCAGCGAGATGACGAGGAAGAGGAAGTGGGGGAGAGAGATGAAGATGAGAAGGGCGGCGAGCGGGACTCGCTGGTGGCACAGATTCTGCAGCAGGAGCAGCTTGAGGAGAGCGGACAAGTGCGGAGAGCAATTGCTGCCAG GGTGCAAAAGTCAGAAACTAGAGATGAATTTCGGCTCTTGGTGAAGCACCGGCAGTCTGTTACAGCTATAGCTCTATCCGAGGATGACTTGAAGGGTTTTTCAGCATCCAAGGATGGCACCATTATTCATTGGGATGTTGATAGTGGTAAAGGTGAAAAGTACCAGTGGCCCAGTGAAGAAGTGCTTAGGTCCCATGGTTGCAAGGATCCTCAATGTCGAGCTGCCAAACATAGTAAAAAAGTTCTAGCATTGGCTGTTAGCTCTGATGGTCGGTATTTGGCAAGTGGAGGCTTGGATCGCCATGTTCATTTGTGGGATACACGTACGCAAGAGCATATACAG GCTTTTCCAGGTCACAGAGGACCTGTGTCATGTTTAACCTTTAGGCTGGGGACTACCGAGCTGTTTTCTGGTTCATTTGACCGAACCATAAAAATTTGGAATGCAGAGGATAGAACTTACATAAACACGCTTTTTGGTCACCAAAGTGAAGTACTGTCTATTGATTGCCTACGAAAAGAACGGCTCTTGACTGTTGGGCGTGATCGAAGTATGCAGTTGTGGAAG GTCCCTGAGGAGTCACGGTTGGTATTTCGTGCCCCTGCATCATCTCTGGAGTGTGGCTGTTTTATTAGTAATGATGAATTTTTATCCGGCTCTGATGATGGAAGCATTGAGCTTTGGAGCTTACTACGGAAGAAGCCTGTTTTCATTGTTAAGAACGCGCATACTTTGTTAGCTACTCACAAGAACTTTGAACGAAGAGATGATGGAAGAACTATCAATGGTCACATAG AAAATGAAAAGTGCAATCCTGAGAATAAATATTGTTCATCAAATTCCTGGATCAGTTCAGTCACTGTTTGTAGAGGCAGTGATCTTGCTGCATCAGCGGCTGGTGATGGTGCTGTTCGTTTGTGGGCTGTTGAAAGTAAGACCAAAGACATTCGACCTTTAGTTGATCTTCCATTG